TCTGGCATCCAGCTGTCGACTTCACACAGTACGAGCTTGCCTGCTgttggcggccttgagggcaCTCGCACTCCCCCCAGTCACCGTGCTTTTGGCTACCCCAAATCCGTCTAGCGGAGCCTGGCCTGAGTCCATCCCCCGGACTCGCTCGCCCACAATCCGGGGCCCGCCCCGGTCTGGGGAAGGTCGTTGGTTTTGCAGGCCCCCTGGCCCTTGGGTTGACGGCGCACACACCATTCAGCAGCCATCCCTGACTTCCCCAGATTTTGCTGATTGCGGCGCCCCGTTGACAGGAACTGGGGATGAGGCCTCGACACGCCGTGGCTGATCTTTCTGAATCAAGGAGACTTTGGAGCTGACTCTCACAGGACTAGCTAACTCCTGCCAGCGCGACGCCTCGGTCAGCGCTCACCTCTACGCCCTCTCGGATGCCGCGGTGTTCTTGAGCCCCGAGAGTACGACTTTACGTCCCTGGAATTCCGGACAAGTTTGACTGCCATGAATGGTAAGCTTCAGGCTGCATGCCCAGGCAAACTTCTTATTGGCGGCACCGTCTGAGCCTCGGGGTGGTGACGTCCCGGTTCCATCACGGGCCTGGGCGTgtgccagcagcagccgaagAAATTTTTGATGGAGCGTCAGCCAGACCTCACGGAGAGAATTCTACCCAAGTCTAGTTattgccgaggatgaggctcCTAAAACCCCCATCTCCGGGTAATCAAGTGATGATCCTACCAAGCTAGTGTTAGTTGCACTTTTGGGATGCCCCTTTTCTGGCTAACTTCAAATCAGGGCCGGTTGGAAATGCCGGCAAGTTGTTGCGGCCTTGAAGCATTGGCCAGTTTGGAGGATCTCATGCGAGATGCTGCGAGCCGTTCCTCTTGGGATAGACGTGGGCTCTGCCGCTGTGCCCAGGCCTTTGACTGGCAAAGATGGATGCGCAACGGAGGCCAGAATGCCACACCAAGACTCGTTCCCCGTACCATATCGGAGTGTGTCTCGAATTACCCTTGGAAGGTTAGAACGGGCGTCCACTAGGCGCCCTAACGTGGAGTGCCGCGGTATCGGTAAGCTAAACGCCTTTCACAGATGGTTGTTTGCTTTTTGCTTGATGCTGCCCCAGAGCGAGGACGCAAGAGGCAACTACTCCTTGGACCTGCATGAGACCGGGCATCGACTGATTCAAGGCAGATGCGCCATGGAAAACAACCAAGTCATGAGAGAGAACATGCGATGTTTCCTGGACGAGCAACACGTCTGGGAGGCTGCAGGGGCTGGCACACACACTCTCACAGACGCACGCACATTTGGCTTTGGCCATGAACGGCGGGCCCTGTGGCGCTCCGTTTAAGCCGCACCAGGAATGTCTGTGGTGACGACGGTCCCTGTGAGTTATTTACAGACTGACCACTCGGACGCGGTTGCGCCACAAGGACGATTGTGTCAGTTgatgagggtgtcgaggtcTCGACAATCAAGCCAAGTCGATGGCTTTgtgagatgaagaagatgagagcgCAACTAACCAACTCGAGCTGAAGGCGTTCCGAGGTGCGGAAAAGGTTCCGTAATGGGTAGAATCGGCGGTCACAATCTCGTCTCTTGGTGTGCCAACCGTGGCGAGGAAAAAACGCCCACGAGATGGAACTGTCTGTCGTGAATTCAACGGTTAATCGTCGGGGGCGGCGTATCTGAGCGCCAATTCGCTCATACTCTTACAGGCGCCTACGCATTGGATGTCAAGTCAGCTAGACCAGGGAGTTTCGGGCCTTCGTTCCTCTTGAGCGGATAAGGCTCCACTGGAAAAACCTCAACTCGAGCATCATTCTTGAATTGTCGGGAGTGTTAGTGGCAAAGTGGCGCTCGCGAAAGGGCCTCGAAAACCTGGTTTCAAGAGTCCGACTCGGGCAAAGTCCAGTGTGCGAGGACTGGCAGATGCGACACTGTGCCGTCATGCCCAGGAGATCTACGCTGAGGTGATCAGCAGGGTCCTGACGAGTTTCGGCAAATCATCAGCAACGCGCGTGGGTTTCCTGTGGGTGCGTTGcgttttctttttcctggCGAACGAACATTGGGGGCGACCATGGGGCGCTGTGGCATGACAGTTCACCAACAGACGCAATGCGGTGGGAATCATCGTACGGCAAGCCGACGCCTCGCGACAAGTGCCGCCGAGGTTTGGAGCTGAATTGGCGTCTCTGTTGATCTCACCGGTGATGAATGGCAAGATCTGCGATGTGACTGACGTACGAGAGGCGTCTTTGTTGGGATTCGCAGCTGCGCGAAGAAAACGGGCGGATGCAGAGCCCTCGTGTTTACGCTTACACTGGACCCAGGACGAAACAGACCCTTCAGATGAGTTGGTTCACGACATTTGCACCCACACGGGCGGCAGTCGCTGAATGAGCATCAAGGGCCTTGCCTTGAGAATGGATAATAATCGCTCAGTCCCCGATGACGGCGTCCACACACATGCCGATACCAGAGCTGCCGCGTTTCAAGCCCGACAGGCAAAAGCCATTCAGACGAGATCTAGAACTCGGCTGTGATGAGAGGACCACCCGAATCCGCTGCACTGCGTTAGTGAGGCGTTGTTTTTGCGCGCACCGGTGGAGCAGAAAGTCAACGGGGCTTCTAGAATGGAGAATTCAGCCGGTGACTCATACCCTCTTACCCATGATCGGACCTGATATGCGATGGGGTCTTCTCACATGAGGCTGGAGATGCGACAACGGTTGGGGTGGCCTTGGGCGCCAACTCTCGTGGGGGTCGTCCCCTTAGCTCCGAGCGAGCACTCTCACCATCCGTCTCTGAAGTCTCGATTAACAATGGCAATTGGTAGATGGACTTGGTCTGTCAATGGCCGGCTCGGTCCTCGCATTAAGCGCCAATTGCTACAGAGCTATGGTGGGGATTGAGGAAGCCCACCACCCCGCCAGTTCGACTGTGCTCTGTCTGACATTTCAGTCTATTATTAACCGTCCATCGATATTCTGCTCCCACAACCTCGAGTCTGTATCTGCTGCTGGGAGGGCTGAATTGAGCTTCCAGGAACGAGATCAAGATTGATAGACAAGACTCTGCCCAGCCTTACCCCTCAGCATGAGCTCACGAGGACGGCCATGTGCAGGCCACCCATTGGCGCGAGATGGGCATACGTCATTGGCCCATACCAAGGCAAGATGGCAGAAAACCAGGCTACAGAACAAAGAGGCTGCGTATTTGTTGGAGCTGTCTGCTCTGTTTGGCCTGCATGAGGCATTTCGCTAAAGACAATCGTGAGAAGATTGAATTGAGATTTTATTGCTTGTACGCCTGTTGTACCATCGTCAGTCATAGATCTACCAGCGCGGCTTCAATTGTATCACCCGGCCATCATGAGACTTCTCTTACCCCTCGTATCCCTCTTGGGCGTTACCCTCGCCGCAGACGAGGTCGTCACAATCACTGCTCCGGCCGCCATCCCCTCCAACGAGCCCGAGTGGAAGACAGACAAGACCTTCACATCGGCAATTCTCAATTCGACCAACTTTTATAGGGGTGAGCATAATGCCAGTTCACTGACCTGGAACCGCACGCTCGAGGAGTTTGCCACCGACTacctcgacgacaacgacgactgCAAGTTTGAGCACTCGAATGGCCCCTATGGTGAAAATCTTGCAATCGGATACAGCAATGTCACTGCGAGCGTCGAGGCGTGGGGTGATGAGCGTGACGActacgactttgacaagggGGAGTTTAGCAAGAAGACGGGTCACTTCACACAGCTCGTCTGGAGGGATACGACTGGCGTTGGCTGTGGAAGGAAGCTGTGTGGTGAGAGGGGTTGGTATCTTGTTTGTGAATACTGGCCGAGGGGGAATGTCATCGGGCAGTTTACGGATCAGGTTTATAAGGAGGAGGGTAATAGTGCTGCGAGGGTTAGGCCTGGCGCTGGATTGGCTTTGGTTATCGTTGTATATCTACTTGTTTGGATATAAGCATGCTACCGCTGGTAGGaagggcgatgaggagggcgaaACTGATGACGCAGTTCATTGTGCCTTTCAGATGGTTTGGACATATGTGGAAGCGTGGGAAGTCGGGACTCGTGCGGGACATGAGTTTGCATATACTACTACAGTCTCTTTGTATATCTCCCAGTAGATTGATGATGCTTATGGATACATGATATTATGCTCTGTACACTTCTGGGTCTCATTGCTGGTCTCTAGGTGCTTTGTATTGAGCTCACATACCCCGACAGGATCCCCGATACACCTCTGCctctgtctgtctgtctgtctgtctgtctccGGGCGCTGTGAGAGCTTGATACAGCGTGAAGGTTCCAGTACCAAAATATCCCAGATCTTACTGAGGCTGTTCTTGATTGCTCACAAAGGACCAGGCTCACTCGCCTCAAAGTGCACCTAAACTCCACCTCCTTCTACCCAAGGGATACTTACTCAAGTCCACCAAGAAGAATAAGAGTCAAGCACACATCGAAATGTCCCCTCATTCGAAAGTAAAGCTGGTGCTAGGGGAGCCTCGTACCCTATGAGGGAGTCGAACCACTCTCTGGCCCCGATGCTGCTCAAGAGGCCTTCGGAGTCCGACGAAGAAGCACTGGTCGTGACCATTGAGCCATTTCAAGCCATTTCTCCCCTCTATCGTGAACTTCTGCAGGGATGGGCCCCCCAGCAAATGAAGAGCGAGTTCTTGATGCTCCATCATCTCTTGCTGTGAGATCTCCGCGATGAGCGTCAGGCTCTGCAAGTACTGACGAGGAGGCGGTAAAACCACCTTGAGGGGGAGCTGCAGGTTTTTGGAGGGTCGGAATCGTATAATCATATCCTGAAAGGCCATGGGGTGCATCTCCTTGTACATTTTGACGCAGGTGAGCATCAGAGAGGGTGCGATCGAAATGCCCCTGTAAGACTGAGTCTCGCCCCTCTCAGCAGGCGGAAGGACCTGACAGGTGGTCTTGATTGTGGGGTGTTGCTTAAGATATTCGTGTTGGATGACGATGCGTATCTCGGgggggagggagaagaagcgggAGTCCGTCTGGGGATGCATAGTGTCGCGTGTTTGCGTAGGTGTTGCGGTGGTGGGAGTGATACCGATGTGTTAAGGATAAAATGCTGAGATATGTCGAGAAATGATTCGCTTCTTAAGTAGTATTTGTCTTCATTCACATTTGTGCCTGCTTCACTGCTGCCCAGGGGCTAGGTTGGGTTGCCTAGGAGTATGGGGTTTGGTGTTGGCCCTTGAGACAGATGCCTCGAATACAAGATTCTACACTGGGTGCAGTCACACTTACATCCTGCTAATTAGGCACAAAGAGGATTGTCTGATTAGGAAAGGGAGTGAAGAAAAAGGGTGGTCAATGATCATTAGCGGGTTGGTCACCGGTTCAGCTCTTCACACATTTTCATGGCAACGGTAACTGATTATAGGTCTTAGCAACATTATACTTGGCTGAGTACATTTAAATGCACTGCGGATACTTAGGTTCTAATCCTATATGACGTGTCTCTAAAGATGTCGCTTCTCCTGCTCAGTTCCAGCTTTAATACCTGGATACACTCTTCCACTACGTCGCCTGGGCCCCATTATTCCACAAAACAATGTCAAAAAACTGGTCGAGAGCCAAATTTGCTTTCTCGGCCTTTGATAAATGCGACCGACAACCCTGAAATATCCGCGGCATCTGGCTCGCAATACTCAGGGGAAGAAGGGGGCTCCAGCCACCTGCGTAGTCTGCCAAACGCTCCAGGATAAGTCCATGAATGATCTCTAAAGAAGCACCAGAAGTATTCAGCCCACTTGTGTGGTCGCACGCCTTGGAACTTGATAGTCCGAATGTTTTCGCACTCAGAGAGTGCTTCCAGTATAGAAGCAATACAGGCTTTCCAGGGGTGCCATGCTTCGGGTCCGACTTCTATAGTAGGACTTATGTTGCATTTTATGTCTACGTCTTTCATATTTGACCTTTTCTTGATTTGTTTGCTGTCACGCGTGGTCAATGAGCATGGCGTGTCCGAGTCTATGAGATCGCCCTCAAATGACACGACTGTCAAGTGTTGAAGGCGACTCCAATGCAACTTTCCATGTACAAACATGCCAACTCCGTTCTGGTCTGCACGAAAGAAGGCATGACTTGAAGTAAGAGGCTGTACCTCCTGGAACATCTGCCTGGACGTCAGCAACAGAGCAAGCGTGTTTTGACTGTTATAGTTTGGCAGGAATTAGCCACTCTCTAAGACCTCTCCAGGTTCAACGATATAAAATTCCTCGGGGTATGGTTCAAGATATTTTCTGATTATCTCGATGCGTATTTCTGGGGGTAGACGGAAGAATCGGAAGCATCCTGGGGAATCCATGGCAGCCGGATGTGAGTGTTTCCATTAACTTGACGCGCTGCAAGCTACAACATGATCAAAGCACACAGCTGGAAACAAGATAATAGAGGAAAATGAAGCACTTTAAGCAGTCATGGGCAGAGTTCAGACACATGTTTATGAATTGAGTTGTTATGAACAAGTTGAGTAGCTGACCGTTCAGCACTTTCTTATGTCTTTGTTGAATCAGGCTTAGATTACATTGACGAATCACATAGAAGTTAAAAAACTAGTTTCATGATAGATAAAGATGTTTTAGTATTCGCAGCGCTGGTTTCCTATTATCTGGCATGTCTTTATCACAAGTCAAAGAGCGTTTCAGCTAGGAGGAATATGCCTTACCCTACGCCAAAGTTCGCTCAAGCTCTAGTCACGCTGACGTATAATGCAAATTTTTAAATATAGTGCTGAATTTTACAAGTATATTCAGTGGAAAGTATCGATAGTGTTTGTTCTGCATAATCCTGCAAGTTTGTGTGAGAACAAAGAGTGTTTCAACTAGATAGATGGGCATGTTCACCCAATCACCAAACATGCACAGATGCCACTTGACATTGCCATGGACTTGGTATGCTGCCCAAAGAGCAGGCGAGGGCCGCTTCTCTCCTCGTTTCGGTCATTCCATCTATGAAGCCCGAAACAACAATAGATGGGTGCCCTTGGCAACGCACGACTGGAGGATGCGTACTGGCCCGTCACACCTTAACAATACACGTTTCTCCCGTGTCAAGACGGGTTATGTTTTGAGTTGATACATTGCTATCGCAGCATAAAGTTTCTGTTTTTGCAGCGATTCGCATTGCAGACGGTCCTGTTTGGAGAGAGGTGGATTGTTCAAGTCAAATAACTCAACAGCTAGCACATGACGCTCCTCACTCTAGTGACAGAAAGAATGAAATGGGAACATGAATCTACTGCACAAGCTAATACAATTCGCATGCGGCCCTTAAGGAATATGGAAAGCAATGAAAGTTGTTGCAGTTGGGACGTGGAGGTTTGGAGCTGTCGCCTGGTCGGCTTAAAATTTCTCCGGACCCGCCCAGATTTTGGGTTGGCGTTCAAGCTCCCGCTTTGATCTTGCGACGCCAGACTCGCGGTGATCGAAAACGACCTTGAAATCTCGCCCTCTCATCCCAATCTACGGTCCGACGACGCTCTCGCTGTACCCAAGAACTCTTGCGCTCCCCGATTCACAATGACTGGTCgcggtggtggcggcggtCGCCGCGTTCTCCTCTTGCCCATGTAAGGCTCAAGCTTCCCACATGCGACATCGCGACGCGAAGGTCGTCTTCGTCGCTTGCAAGGCAGTCTGCTAACAAGCTGCAGTaacttcatcttcaagcttctccaaTCAGTGAGTTTTACTCCAATCACTATTGCGCGCGCTCGCGCTACCCCGAGCGCTTGACCGCTGGCTGGCTTCGAGAGACACGATCACACGACGATATTTGAACATGCGGGCGCCTAGAGCTGGGCTATGGCTTGTGGTCAGGCGGAATATCTTGAATTGATGATCACATGTGTTGGGTTTATTCTCACCGCTATGCTTTACATCTGTTGGGCGGGACACCGTTCTCCTGGAATGGTTGTTGAGCCTAGTTGGATGTTTACGATGGACGCGGTGTGACATATGGCCCGTTACACTTATGCTTGGGATAACTTGGTCGTGTCCTCGAAGCCCAGCTGCGCATTGAGAACTTTGGTCTGAATTCGACATAGTGCTAACTGGTTGCAGCATGCTACCGTCAGCGTCTGGCTTTATGAGCAGCTCTCCATTCGCATCGAGGGCAAGATTCGGGTTAGTAACCAGCTCCGTCTCTATGGTAACTTTTCCTAACCCTGTGTATCTAGGGCTTTGACGAGTTCATGAACCTGGTTATCGACGACGCCGTCGAGGTTAAGCagatcaccaagaccaacgaCAAGGAGACTCGGAGACCTCTGGGTACGATCAGCACTTGATACAGAGATGACATCCGCTAACTTATTCTCTAGGCCAGATTCTGTTGAAGGGAGATAACGTGTCATTAATCCAAAGCTTGGCTGGTTGATGGATAGGGCATCGAGTTATGGGCGTGTGGAACCAACATGTGAACTGCAGTCTGCTGGAGGGGAAAATTATACCAAGCCGCCTGGCCAAAATATGATGGCCAATGAGGCACCTGTCATGACACGGAAAGACAACTTGCGAGTACGAGGTTCGTCATGCCGCAATAGCTAGGGGACACGGAGAACGAAAGACTTGACTCGGGCCACAGCTTTGCATCTCCGCGCAAGAGATACTCGTGCACGAATAAACCCACGTTTGCCTTGAGAGCGCCCGCAGTGAGTTTGCTTTCGTAACACTCGACGTTTGACGTCTCCCGCTGGTGTCATGACCTGCGTTGTCTCAGTGTCCCGAGCCTCACGGTGACCTACTGATGTGGTGCACATTCTGACCATGATGGCACGATTAATCCGTTGCAGCGATGGAGAGGTTGTAACCCTAGACTACGGAGCAAGCAAGGTAACCAATGTCCTCGGTCAGGAGCCCTCAACAAAGGGTTACCTAGTCTGGGCATTCCGCTTCCGTAGCACCATCCCAGACACTCGGCGACAGCCCTTCCCGACAGCCACGGCGGGGGATCAAAGCCGCGCCCGCAGATGAATGAGCATGATGCCCCAGGCTGGAAAACGGAAAGGAGCTCGGCAGCTGATGGGCAGTTCTCACCTGGCGGGGAACGACGCGAGGAATGGCATTCTGTGTTCACTCTACAAGATTCAAGATCTAATCAGAGACAAAAAGGCTGACTCGGCATTAGCTCAGGGTCAATATGTCGCTGAACAAGCGGTAAGAAAGAGCCAAAAAGCAACGAAATGGTTGAAACTCGCGCAAAGTCGGGTTCTGGCTGTTTAGCTTACGCATGTCCAGCTCACAACTGCGCTCATCCTCCGTTGTGCGCAACTTCGCGGCCGCTCGCTCGCTCAGCCAAGCGCCAGTCGCTTGCCAGTTACAGCATAAACCTTTGCTATAGCAGCCACATTCCTCGATGAATGGATGGTGAGCTTCCTCTCAAATTGCACAAAAAGTCGTCTCATTCAAGACAAGGTACGTAGGGGGCGGGAAAGCTAGAGGGATCTTGGTTGCCCTTCCCGCCCCCACGGGGTTTGCTTGCTTTCTTCTGTCCAGGCCGAGCCGCTGTGAGACATTTTTTTGTACTTCTTGGTACACAACACGATATAGAAGAAGAAAGCGCACGAATCCCGGGATCGACATCTTGAGAGAAAAGAGATAACAGTTGTGAGATTGTCATGCAACAATCCTAGGCCATCATAAGTTTTCCTTGGCTCTCGCGGGGGTGGGCTTGTGCTCAGGGCTTCCCCGCGCCGTGAGGTGTGTTGGCCCTGACACACCGGAAGGAGACCCAATGGGAGGTGTTCAAGGCCCAGCTGTGGCTGCAGCGAGGTTTCATGGAGGGACGGGGCCGCATATCGCGGAAGCCCGAGGTGAAGGAATGGCTGCCTTTGACCCCTTGCAGTCACGAAAGGCTTGGGAGTTCGTATGTTGGACGTAGGAAGAATGGCGccgaagatgccgaggacgAGTGCCTGGTCCTTGGAGGACAGTTGCTTCTACGTGGCAGTGTGCCTAGACGGCACGAACGGATGGAGGAGACGCCGTATCGTGTCCGAGTTGCCGAGTGTCGAGGTTGGGGTGGAATTGGAACTTGGACGTCTTGACCGTGATTCGAGGGGCTGCGTGTAGCTGGCGAATGGATGCGGTCAAGGACTGAACTGCGCAAGCACTATCACGGCAACGATCTACATAGGCGATGGAGTACGGTAGTCTCAATCTGGGGTTGCAGTTCACAAACACCTCTCTCTTGACCCAATAGCTAGGCGCTGCCATGCATTTCCCCATCCCGTGTTTTGCCGCCATGCTGCAGAGGTTGCGTTTCGGTACACGATAAGCTCAAAGTCCAGCCTAGCGAAGCTGTACTCACCGACTTGTAGGTCCCCTGACTCGGGGTAATGAGGACCGATTTCGATGGATCTGGAGGGCCTCATTCGAGGTCGATGCGATTGGGTCTCTCTCATCGCAAAGGGCGGGTAGTCTAGAAGAAAGCGAGTCATAGCCACGATCAGGAGAGACAAGAGGGAGCCTCATTCTAGAACGCATGTGGCAAGTGTATTTTCCCCTCAATTCCATCTATCGCGAGGGACTCGAGCTCTGGCGAATCTAGACCCTGGCTGTTTCTTACCGATGGTGGGCTACTAGCTTCACCGAGGGTGGTTGGATAACAACAATGAATTGTGGTGGTCTGCATTGAGGCTCAGACTTGGGGAAAAGGCTTACGAATTTCAAGTCATCATCGTTCGAGTTCCTAGACATGCCGAATCCCATCCTTTGTCGGTTCCTTTTGGACAGGATCAGCGTTGTGTTGGTCAGTCAGTGGTGG
This Fusarium keratoplasticum isolate Fu6.1 chromosome 6, whole genome shotgun sequence DNA region includes the following protein-coding sequences:
- a CDS encoding SCP domain-containing protein, which gives rise to MRLLLPLVSLLGVTLAADEVVTITAPAAIPSNEPEWKTDKTFTSAILNSTNFYRGEHNASSLTWNRTLEEFATDYLDDNDDCKFEHSNGPYGENLAIGYSNVTASVEAWGDERDDYDFDKGEFSKKTGHFTQLVWRDTTGVGCGRKLCGERGWYLVCEYWPRGNVIGQFTDQVYKEEGNSAARVRPGAGLALVIVVYLLVWI
- a CDS encoding Small nuclear ribonucleoprotein E, coding for MTGRGGGGGRRVLLLPINFIFKLLQSHATVSVWLYEQLSIRIEGKIRGFDEFMNLVIDDAVEVKQITKTNDKETRRPLGQILLKGDNVSLIQSLAG